The Bemisia tabaci chromosome 5, PGI_BMITA_v3 genome includes a window with the following:
- the TRAM gene encoding translocating chain-associated membrane protein 1, which yields MGLKRKTTSKNPPILSHEFVIQNHADIFSCVAMVFIIGLMVQATSPLAYMFIGLSHNASAEVGPDAKPLDNGPILYTYGWKDACVVFFYFLIIIILHAIWQEYILDKVTRKLHLSKLKHNKFNESGQLAVFYLLSFLWGLDIIVKENLIFNISSLWEGYPHSRMGFSTKFFFLSQIAYWLHCYPELYFQKTKREEMGKRIRYATAGLVFSAAAYFLNFNRVGICLLMLHHLSEGFFHVARLIDFCDKEEKGSKVGYLVSNVVFVLARLGSFILSFLTFWYGLALSDNQVLDLGSGNFNIPPVRLGALVSVGIVQGYLMFHFITDQLKQFREWRPTIVKKAPAKKASKPKKKDEKRGGTDDDNELPEVDQNTKKNLRSRAVKTK from the exons ATGGGATTGAAAAGGAAAACTACTTCCAAAAATCCCCCTATTTTAAGTCACGAATTCGTCATACAAAATCATGCTGACATTTTTTCGTGTGTTGCTATGGTGTTTATCATAGGTCTGATGGTCCAA GCTACATCGCCATTGGCTTACATGTTTATTGGACTAAGCCACAATGCAAGTGCGGAGGTTGGACCTGATGCTAAACCCCTTGATAATGGACCCATTTTGTACACATATGGCTGGAAAGATGCTTGTGTTGTTTTCTTCTACTTCCTGATCATCATCATTCTTCATGCCATATGGCAAGAATACATTTTGGAT aAAGTAACAAGGAAACTCCACCTTTCGAAACTGAAACACAATAAATTCAATGAGTCTGGCCAGCTTGCAGTGTTTTACCTTCTATCATTCCTTTGGGGCCTTGATATCATTGTGAA ggaaaatttaatCTTCAACATTTCTTCACTATGGGAAGGATATCCACACTCTCGTATGGGTTTCAGTACAAAATTCTTCTTCCTGTCTCAAATAGCGTATTGGCTCCACTGCTACCCGGAACTTTATTTCCAGAAGACAAAAAGGGAAGAAATGGGCAAGCGAATTCGATATGCTACAGCTGGTTTAGTCTTTTCTGCAGCTGCGTATTTCCTAAA CTTCAACCGCGTTGGAATTTGCTTACTAATGCTTCATCATTTGTCTGAAGGTTTCTTCCATGTTGCGAGGTTGATTGATTTCTgtgacaaagaagaaaaaggaagcaAAG TTGGTTACTTGGTCTCAAACGTTGTTTTCGTCCTGGCGCGACTTGGATCATTCATCCTGTCATTCCTCACCTTCTGGTATGGACTGGCTCTCAGTGATAACCAAGTTTTGGATTTGGGTTCCGGTAACTTCAATATCCCACCAGTGCGATTAGGAGCTCTTGTGTCTGTCGGTATCGTGCAAGGATACTTGATGTTCCATTTCATCACTGATCAGCTGAAGCAGTTCAGAGAATGGAGACCAACTATTGTCAAGAAAGCACCTGCCAAGAAAGCCAGCAAGCCCAAGAAGAAGGATG aaaagcGCGGAGGCACTGATGATGATAATGAGCTGCCCGAAGTTGATCAGAATACGAAGAAAAACTTGCGATCAAGGGCTGTTAAAACCAAGTAG